Below is a genomic region from Pseudomonas extremaustralis.
CATGTGCAGCGCGTCTTCCAGGACCTCCTTGTGCAAGCGCGTCAGTTCTGGCGGCACGGGACTGCCCTTCGGCGGTGTAGGCAATCCGCCTCTGTTGAGGTAATCGACCAGAGCCTGGCGCGTCGTACCTTGCTGCGGCGCCGGCATGGCCTCCAGGTCGGCGAGCATGCGCTTGATGGCCGGGTGGTTACTGGCATCGGCCAATCCGCCGATATCCGCCTGGGTCAATTGGGTCAGCGATTCGATATAGCAGGCCAGCAGGTAGTCACGCTCGTTGCCGCGTGCTTGCGATCCGCCGTTGGCCCACGCATCGATCCACCCGACGACCTTATCCTGGTAGTTGGCGAGGTCGCGAAGCACGCCAATATCATCCCTCACCGGCAAATACATGACGTCATAGCGGTACTCTGCCTCGACGCAATCACTCAGGTGCCGCATCGGTACATCATGAAACCGTACAAATGTTTCCCACAAATAGGGGGTGCGTTCAGGGTCGGGATCGCTGTCGTCATCGCCGCTGCAAGCGACCTCGGCCAACCAACGTTCGGCCTGGTCGGGCGTCAATAAACCGGGGCCGCCGGTTTCACAATTGGCCTGGCCCAGATCGACGGCCTGCATGAAGTAGTCGCGTTCGGATGGGCTGTAGAGGACCTGGCGGCACTTTTTCGCGGTCCACTGTATTTCGGAGTGGCAGACATGCAGCTCAGCGCGTGCGGGATAGATCAACACCGGCTTGTTGATGGGCGTTTCGCGGTGATCACTGTGGACGTCCGTGCCTTGCCAGAGCATCGCGGTGACCACGCCATCGAGGACGCGGTATTCCGAGAGTTCGCGCTTTTTCGCGTCGATCACATAGAGCCAGCCATCGCGCATCAGACGAATGCCGAGCGGGCGGGTGGCGAGTGTGTAGGGAACAGGGATCTCGGCCGAAGGGTCCAGGGCGGGGTCATCGACCAATCCGTAGCACAGGGGCACCAACTGCATCGTGCTTTTCATCAGCGGGCAGGTGGCCATGGAGTTTTTCGCGTCATCACGGCTTGCATTGACGTGGTTAGGGTTCTTTTTCATACCGGGTTCCTTTGCAGGCTTTCGGCCCGTTCTTGCTTGAAAAATGAAGGTGTCCAGAGGGCGAAATGCGCCGTGGGGGAGGGGACTTGGAATCAAACGGCATGCCAACTAAAAAATTGCCATATAGAACAGTTGGTTAGCGGCGAATAGGTCGGCAGGGCAGCTTTTTTGGACGGAAAAAGGGGAAAAAGTGCGCAAGAAGTTGCACAGTGCTGTGCAACTTCTTGCGCACTTGGCTGAAGCCCTTGTTATTCAAGGGTTGTAGAGGATTTAGGGGTGGATTTTCAGCTTTTTACTGTGCAACTTTTTGCCATGTGCGCGTATGGCGCGGGGCAGGCGTTGCACCCCGCTGATTGCTGTTTTCCACGTCATCGTTAACGAGCTTTACGGGCAAGTTCGAACCCGTCCTCAAATAATTTCCAAGCTCATGGCTTTTTTCTCCTCCCCAAAGGTCAACATCCTTCAAGCACCTTTGAACCCAGGAGATTCCCCCCGATGACCACCCCCAAGGCACTGTTGATCCTCCATGGCAAGCAAACCCTCAACGAGGACGTACGCTCGGCCGTGCAGGCCCGGCGTGCCCTGGGCTGGGAACTGGCGGTGCGGGTGACGTGGGAGGGCGGTGATGCTCAGCGGCTGGTACACGAGGCGCTGGACGACGGGTACACGCACCTCATTGCCGGCGGCGGTGACGGCACGTTGCGCGATGTGGCCGAGGCGATGGCGCTGGCCAAGACCGACGCCAGCCTGGTGCTGATGCCACTGGGCACCGCCAACGACTTTGCCAAGGCCGCCGGTGTGCCGCTGGACCCGGCGCAGGCCCTGGCGTTGCTGGACGTGCCGCCCAAGGCGATCGACCTCGGTCAGGTGGGGGGGCAAATCTTCCTCAACATGGCCACTGGCGGTTTCGGCAGCCAGGTCACCGCTAACACTTCCGAAGAGCTGAAGAAGGTCCTGGGCGGAGCCGCCTATCTATTTACCGGCTTGACGCGTTTCAGCGAATTGAAGGCCGCCTATGGCGAATTGGAAGGGCCGGATTTCCATTGGAAGGGCGAGTTGCTCGCGCTGGGGATCGGCAACGGGCGCCAGGCCGGCGGCGGGCATGTGCTGTGCCCGGAGGCATTGGCCGATGACGGCCTGCTGGATGTCAGCATCCTGCCGGCACCCCAGGAGGTGGTCGGTACGTTGCGTGAGCTGATGAACAATGGCTGGGGGCTGGACGCCATGTTCGTGCGAGCCCGCCTGCCCTGGGTCGACATCAAGGTCGCGCAGGGCCTGTATATCAACCTGGATGGCGAGCCGCTGGAGGGCGACGACCTGCACTTCAAAGCCTTGCCCAAGGCCTTGCGCGTGCACCTGCCGGTGAATTCGCCCCTAGTCGTCCAGGCTGATGATCTGCTCGCGCACGGCGAATAACACCAGGCCTGCCACGTCGAAAATTTGCAGGCGCTTCATGATCTGCGAGCGGTGCGCTTCCACGGTCTTGATGCTCAGGCCCAGCCCGTGGGCGATTTCCCGAGTGGACTTGCCGCGTACGATCAGGCGCAGGATCTCGAGCTGGCGGGCTGTGAGGTTATGACTGTGGCCGGCCGGGGTGGTGGGGCTCTGGCCGCGCACCAGCGCCTGGTTGATCACGGTGTGGGCGATCGCCGGGCTCAGGTAGCGTTCGTTGTTGCGCAACGCCAGCAGCGCGTGCTCCAGCTCATTGGCGGTGGTGTCCTTGAGCAGGTAGCCATGGGCGCCGGACTCTAGCGCGCACATGATCAGTTCCGGGTCGGTGTGCATCGACAGGATCAGCACCTTGCTCTTGGGGTAGGCGCGACGCAGTTGTTGCAATGCATCCAGGCCGCCAGTGT
It encodes:
- the yegS gene encoding lipid kinase YegS — encoded protein: MTTPKALLILHGKQTLNEDVRSAVQARRALGWELAVRVTWEGGDAQRLVHEALDDGYTHLIAGGGDGTLRDVAEAMALAKTDASLVLMPLGTANDFAKAAGVPLDPAQALALLDVPPKAIDLGQVGGQIFLNMATGGFGSQVTANTSEELKKVLGGAAYLFTGLTRFSELKAAYGELEGPDFHWKGELLALGIGNGRQAGGGHVLCPEALADDGLLDVSILPAPQEVVGTLRELMNNGWGLDAMFVRARLPWVDIKVAQGLYINLDGEPLEGDDLHFKALPKALRVHLPVNSPLVVQADDLLAHGE
- a CDS encoding response regulator transcription factor; this encodes MTCKLLLVDDHALIRAGVRALVQDIPGYTVIGEASDGAQLLEQFCALQPDIVLLDLSMKHTGGLDALQQLRRAYPKSKVLILSMHTDPELIMCALESGAHGYLLKDTTANELEHALLALRNNERYLSPAIAHTVINQALVRGQSPTTPAGHSHNLTARQLEILRLIVRGKSTREIAHGLGLSIKTVEAHRSQIMKRLQIFDVAGLVLFAVREQIISLDD